Proteins found in one Zea mays cultivar B73 chromosome 1, Zm-B73-REFERENCE-NAM-5.0, whole genome shotgun sequence genomic segment:
- the LOC103644392 gene encoding importin beta-like SAD2 homolog, protein MALAASHHGLLPFAPAATPTPSRGHLRFRAARPLPRPARRICCQSINSANVLGASSTTSDEAIPVPVVQIDQDSDRDATIVQLSFGDHSGILLDTKCLSVFAWFICCSVTKNSMYQMMQPQIDILLFEIIFPLMCFNDNDQKLWEEDPHEYVRKVYDIIEDLYSPRTAAMDFVSELIRKRGKNNLQKFIHFIVDIFRRYDEAPADLKPYRQKDGALLAIGTLCDKLKQTDPYKTELESMLVRHVFPEFNSRVGHLRAKVEYISSSLVNNDIEY, encoded by the exons ATGGCGCTCGCCGCTTCCCACCACGGCCTCCTGCCCTTCGCCCCCGCTGCCACGCCTACCCCGTCACGGGGGCACCTGCGCTTCCGCGCCGCGCGCCCTCTGCCTCGCCCCGCCCGGAG AATTTGTTGCCAATCTATCAACTCAGCTAATGTGTTGGGAGCTTCTTCAACG ACATCTGATGAGGCAATCCCAGTCCCAGTTGTCCAGATAGATCAGGACTCAGACCGTGATGCGACTATTGTGCAGCTAAGTTTTGGAGATCATTCGGGGATACTACTTGACACG AAATGCTTATCAGTATTTGCTTGGTTTATATGTTGCAGTGTTACAAAGAACAGTATGTATCAGATGATGCAGCCTCAGATTGATATACTTCTTTTTGAGATAATTTTTCCTCTTATGTGCTTCAATGACAATGACCAAAAGTTATGGGAAGAAGATCCCCATGAATATGTTCGCAAGGTCTATG ATATCATCGAAGATTTGTACAGTCCCCGAACAGCTGCTATGGACTTTGTGAGTGAATTGATTAGAAAGCGAGGGAAAAACAATCTCCAAAAGTTCATTCATTTCATTGTGGATATTTTTAGGAG GTATGATGAAGCACCTGCTGATCTTAAGCCATATCGCCAAAAAGATGGTGCTCTTCTCGCTATTGGGACACTCTGTGATAAACTGAAGCAAACAGATCCATATAAAACAGAGCTTGAGAGTATGCTGGTCCGACATGTCTTTCCTGAATTCAACAGTCGTGTTGGACACTTGCGAGCAAAGGTGGAATATATTAGCTCTTCACTGGTCAATAATGATATAGAATACTAA